Part of the Streptomyces sp. f51 genome is shown below.
TCCGCCGCACGGCCCGAGCGGAGCGCGTCGTGAACCACGCCCCGGCCCGCTCCCCCCGGGTCCGGCCACCGGTGACGGTCGTCGACATCGACCTGGCCCGCCCGGGCGAGTTCCGGCTGCCGGGCGACCGGGGGCCCGCACGGCCACAGGGGCGGGCCCGGGCGCTCGTACGACTGCGCGGCCGCCCCCTGGGCATGGTGAGCGCCGGGGACACCTCGGGACCCGAGGGACTGTGGCGTGCGCTGGCCGACACCGCCCACCTGGAACTGGCCGGGCAGCTCGCCGACCACCGCGCCATGGACGCGACCGGCCCCTCGGACCCCACGGTCCGGCACCCCACGTCCCGGCGGGCGCCCGTCATCAGCGTGGTCGTGGCCACGCGTGACCGGCCGGAGAAGCTGCGGCACTGCCTGCGCTCGCTGCTGCGCTCGACGTACCCCGCGTACGAGATCATCGTCGTCGACAACGCCCCGTCGCACCGCACGACCGAAGTCCTGGTCCGCTCGGAGTTCCCCGGACGGGTCCACTACGTCCGCGAGCCCGTCGCCGGTCTGGCCCGCGCCCACAACCTGGGGCTCGGCCGGGCACGCGGATCGATCGTCGCCTTCACGGACGACGACACGCTCGTCGACCCCGGATGGCTCTCGGCCCTGGCCGGGACGTTCGCGCACGACCCGCGGATCGGCTGTGTCACCGGGCTGATCGTGCCCGCGGAACTGGAGACCGAGGCCCAGACCGCGCTGGAGCTCCAGGGCGGTTTCGCGAAAGGGTACGTGCCGCGCACCTGGTCACTGTCCGATCCGCCGCCCACGGACCCGCTGTTCCCCTTCACCGCCGGACGCTTCGGCTCCGGCGCCAACATGGCCTTCCGGACCGCGGCGCTCCGCGCCCTGGGCGGCTTCGACACCGCGACCGGTGCCGGGACCCCCGGCCGGGGCGGTGACGACCTGCTCGCCTTCTTCGAGATCCTCACCGCCGGGCACACCCTCGCCTACCAGCCGGGCGCCATCGTGTGGCACTGCCATCGCCGCACGACGGACGCCGTGGCCGCGCAGGCCTTCGGCTACGGCGCCGGCCTCGGCGCCTATCTCGCCGGGGCGCTGCTGAGGAACCCCCGTCGGCTGCCCGCCCTGCTGCGCAGGCTGCCCGGCGGCATCCGCTACGCCATGACCCGGTCACGGGCCCGCGGCGCCGATCCCGAGGCCGGCTGGTCACGGCGGCTGGCGCTCCTGGAGGTGCGGGGGATGCTCTACGGCCCCTGCGGCTACCTCCGCGGACGCCTGTCCGGCGCCGGCACCGGAATCCGCTGACGGGGTGAGGGGCTTGGACACCAGCCAGGTGACCGACTCGGCCGCGGGAGGCGCCGGCATGCGACGACGGCCCCTGGGCATGCTGCGCGCCGGCGTCGCAGCCGTGCTGCCGGGAGAGCCCGTACTGCGCACGGGACACGTCCTCGCCGTCAGTTCCCTCGTCAACGCCGGCCTCGGCTTCTTCTTCTGGACCTTCGCGACCCACTGGTACGACGAGCGGACCGTGGGCCTCAGCTACTCGGCACTCATGGCGTCCCTCCTGCTCACGGGCATAGGGCAGCTCAACCTGAACGACTTCCTGGTGCGGTTCGTGCCGACCGCGGGCCGCCGCAGCCGCCGTCTGGTCCTCATCTGCTACGCGGCCAGCGTCTCCTTCAGCGTGGTCGTGTCCCTGGTGTTCCTCGCGATGGTGCCGGTGATCTCACCGAGGCTCGGCTTCCTGCTGAATCCGGTCACCGCGACCTGCTTCGTGGTGGCGACCGCCGGCTACGCCGTCTTCGTCCTCCAGGACGGCGCGCTCACCGCGGTCCGCATGCCGGGCTGGGTCGTGGGCGAGAACCTGATCTTCGCCCTGGTGAAGATAGTGCTGCTCGGCCTCGGCGCCGCCCTGGGCTTCTTCTCGGGGATCCTCCTGTCGTGGGCGGGGGCCCTCGTGGTCTCGATGGTCGTCGCCAACGCCGTCCTGATGGGCAGAGGCATCCCCCGGCACGAGCGGGAGACGACGACCGCGCCGCCACCGCCCCGCATGCTCAAATACGCCGCGGCCGACTATCTGGGCTCCCTGTTCCGGGTCGCCGGATACACGGTGGTCCCGCTGCTCGTACTGAACAGTTGCGGTGCCGAGCAGAGCGCCTTCTACTCGGTCGCGTGGGGTGTGGCGTACGTGCCCTACCTGATCGCCCGCAACATGGGAACGTCGCTGCTCGCCGAATCCGTGCGCGGGCCCGGGCGTCTCGTGGAGCACTCCCGGCGCGTCCTGCGCCACTCGGGTCTGCTGCTGGGCGGCATCACCCTGGTGCTGGTCGTCGCGGCCCCGCAGATCCTGTCGATCTTCGGTGCCTCCTACGCCGCCGCAGGAAGCACCCTGCTGCGGCTGCTGGCCCTGTCCGCGCTGCCGAACCTGCTGCTGAGCGTGGCCATCGACGTCGTCCGCGCGCAGCGACGGCTCCGCTGGGCGGTATGGCTGCAAGGCGCGATGTGCGTCCTGGTGCTCGGTCTCACGCATCTGCTCCTGCCCGTGGTCGGCCTCGTGGGCGCGGGCATCGCCTGGCTCGTCACCCAATGCCTGATCGCCGCGTTCCTGCTCGTGTCCAGGTCCCGCTGGCTCGTCCCCGTCGCCGAAGGGTCATCATGAACAGCGCACCGTCCACCGAACGCACCGTCCCCACCCTGTCGGTCGTCATCTGTGCCTACACCCTGGACCGCTGGGACGATCTGCGGGCCGCGATCGGGTCGGTACTGACCCAGGACCCGCCCGCCGACGAGGTCGTGCTCGTGGTCGACCACAACCCGGAACTCCTGGAGCGCGCCGAGCGCGAGCTGCCCGGCGTCCATGTGGTGCCCAACGACAGGCGCCGCGGTCTTTCGGGGGGCCGCAACACCGGAGTCTCCGTGTCGCGGGCCGACGTGGTGGCCTTCCTCGACGACGACGCCACCGCGGAACCCGGCTGGACGGGCCGGCTGCTGGCGCCCTACCGGGACCCCCGTGTGGTGGGCGTCGGCGGGTTCGTGCGCCCGTGGTGGGTGACCGGGCGACCGGTGTGGTTCCCCCCTGAGTTCGACTGGGTGGTGGGCTGCTCCTACCGGGGACAGCCCCGGCACGCCGCTCCGGTCCGCAACTTCATCGGCGCCAACATGTCGTTCCGCAGAAAGGAACTGATCACCGTCGGCGGCTTCCTCGACGCCCTCGGACGCGTCGGCAGCCGTCCGATGGCGAGCTGCGACGAGACGGACCTGTGTCTGCGGCTCGCCGCCCGCGACCCGCGGGCCGTCCTGCTGTACGAGCCGGCCGCCGAGATACGGCACCGGGTCCCCGAGTCCCGTACGAGCTGGGCCTACTTCCGCAACCGCTGCTACATCGAGGGGCTGTCCAAGGCGCTGGTGGCACAGCGCTGC
Proteins encoded:
- a CDS encoding glycosyltransferase family 2 protein translates to MNSAPSTERTVPTLSVVICAYTLDRWDDLRAAIGSVLTQDPPADEVVLVVDHNPELLERAERELPGVHVVPNDRRRGLSGGRNTGVSVSRADVVAFLDDDATAEPGWTGRLLAPYRDPRVVGVGGFVRPWWVTGRPVWFPPEFDWVVGCSYRGQPRHAAPVRNFIGANMSFRRKELITVGGFLDALGRVGSRPMASCDETDLCLRLAARDPRAVLLYEPAAEIRHRVPESRTSWAYFRNRCYIEGLSKALVAQRCGRGPALANERVYVRSTISRALARNVTRIRRPGALRTIGALSGGVCATVSGYLVGSVRPLGSQVFSRRRHRVAQPTVAAGS
- a CDS encoding glycosyltransferase, which codes for MNHAPARSPRVRPPVTVVDIDLARPGEFRLPGDRGPARPQGRARALVRLRGRPLGMVSAGDTSGPEGLWRALADTAHLELAGQLADHRAMDATGPSDPTVRHPTSRRAPVISVVVATRDRPEKLRHCLRSLLRSTYPAYEIIVVDNAPSHRTTEVLVRSEFPGRVHYVREPVAGLARAHNLGLGRARGSIVAFTDDDTLVDPGWLSALAGTFAHDPRIGCVTGLIVPAELETEAQTALELQGGFAKGYVPRTWSLSDPPPTDPLFPFTAGRFGSGANMAFRTAALRALGGFDTATGAGTPGRGGDDLLAFFEILTAGHTLAYQPGAIVWHCHRRTTDAVAAQAFGYGAGLGAYLAGALLRNPRRLPALLRRLPGGIRYAMTRSRARGADPEAGWSRRLALLEVRGMLYGPCGYLRGRLSGAGTGIR